The genomic segment ccacccccacagccCCGGCCGCTTCGCCACAGGAGGCGGCAGCAGGCCGCGGCGGCGCCCCGCAGGCCCCGGAGTAGTCACGGTACCGGCTCGGCGGGACGGCCGGGCAGCAGAGCAAGCCGCCCGACCCcgcggaggcggcgggggcagcCGGCCCGGCCGGAGGGGAGCGGAAGGGGCAGcggccgagccgagccgagccgagccgggccgggccgggccgggccgggccccaCTTGCCTCTGCGCGGCCCCGCGACCGGGTCTCATGGCAacgccgcggccgccgccgcgcatgcgcggccgccgAGCTGCCCTCGAGGCGCATGCGCGGTGGTGGTGGGGGCAGAGTCCGTGGCGGCAGGGTCCATGGCGGAGCCGCTGCGGCCCTTCCGGCTGCGCGGGCACGGCAGCCCGCAGAAGTTTGGCGtggctgccaggagcctgcGCGGGCTGCTGCGGAAGGGCTGCCGACTGCTGCAGGTGCGGGCCGGGGGccgcggcgcggggccggcggggcgcgCCCGCTCCCCCCTCACCCGCCCGGGGGGCAGCTTCCCTTGCCAGGCAGCCGCCTCTGCCTCTACGAGGATGGGACGGAGCTGACCGAGAGCTACTTCCGCGCCCTGCCGCCGCAGACggagctggtgctgctgtgccccGGGGAGACCTGGCGGGGCTGTGAGTGGGCCGGGGGCGGTGCGGGGTCCTGGGGgagcggccggcggcggggcagcgcctGGGCCCGCAGGCGGCCCCTCAGCCGGCGCCACCTCTCCCGCACACGCCGCAGGTGCCAGCGACATCGAGCGGTTCCTGGCCGCCTTCCACAGCCGGAGGGATGCGGTCGTGCGGGAGGCGCGGAGGCTGCTCTCCAACGAGCGGGCCCCCGGCAGGCAGAAGCTGCTGGCGGATCTCGTCCACAACCTCAACGAAAACATCCTGGCCGAGGACAAGGAGGACGACGCGCCGTGGTTTGAAGGTACGCGCTCCCCGCCCGCATGGGGCTGCTCAGGGGCGCCGGGTCTCGCTCTGCGCCGGCGTCACTTCTGCCAGCGTTACTGTTCTTGGAGAAAAGGAGTTCAGAAATCTGGGAGTCCTTCTGGCTGGTGTGGTTCGGTACCCGGCCAGGGGATTAGCTATCACTGACAGTAGCGTGCGGTTTTAAGGTCATTTccaaaatatgtatatttactgtcagaaaatagaaaaaaagagcagcatcCCCTATCGCTCCATCTAAGATTgctctaaaatacatttttccccaCAAACATAAGCCTGCACTTATAATCTTTTAACAATTTGCTAATAGTATATTGATGATCCGCATGTACCAGCCAGCTcgcctttctgttttctttatactTTCTAAGTTCCCCCTCCTGTTCCCAAGTTATTGCTGCAGATCTCCAGAGCAATTAGGTTTTCTTTTCGCAATCTCTTGTGTTCTGTGTACGCACATTAACTAGAAACATTTTAGCAACTACAGCATCAGTGCTCTCCCAGCAGATGCTCTGCATGGTGCCTAGTAAGTGCTACGAGCAGGGTAGTCTTGAgccagtaaaagaaaaatggggaagaaaaatctgtgcaTACCGGGTTTGAGAAAAGCAGGGATAAACACCCAGCTAGGCAGAAACACAGCACTAGAAATACTAAGTGACAACACAATCTAACTCCCTTTTAGGTCTAGAGTCTCGCTTTAAGAACAAATCAAGCTACATGCGATACAGTTGTGAAAGCAGAATACGAAGCTACATGAAAGAGGTAAAGTTTCTGCTGAAGTAACTTATTTTCAAGCTCCTGGTAAAAGTAACTCTGTGACCACGTGTACATAAACCGCTTTTACTGTGCAACACTGATGGTAGAAGAGCGCCTCAGGCTGCTGGAGGTACCAAGGACTGATTGTTTTGGGTATTTTTCCCCGTCCCCCTAGGTTAGCAGTTTTACTTCAAATGTTCATCCTACAGCAAGAGATGAATATAAAAGGATAATTGACCTGATGTCAGATAAACTGAAATTGGTGAAATACAATGGATGCTACTTCGacagaagagaggaggaggcagTCCGCCTGTGCACTGCGGAGGGATGGTTCTCCTGCCAGGTAAGTTCAGCCCTTTCTAAAGCAGAGTGTGGTGGTGCCAGCAAGCAGTGGCGTGACTTGCCACGTTAGAGGAAGGAAACAGGTACTCGGGTGCTTGCATGGTGCAGTCTCAAGCCTGGCAGGGTGATGTTGCCCCAGCACGCGAGGTCTGCCTTCGGTTCCAGCAAGTGGGAGGACCGCGCTGGCGCGACGAGCAGTACGCCCTTCATTGTTGCTGCCTTGTTTTACAGGGACCTTTTGACAGCGACGACTGCCCATGTAAGCATTCTATCAACCCCTACAGCAACAGGGAAAGCAGAATCCTCTTCAGTACCTGGAATCTCGATCACATGTATGTACAAAGTATTAATCCAGACCTCCCTGTTTCACACCCTCCAACTTAGGCAGGAAAGGTATAGCCGCTGAGTCTGTCCCCCGTCCTTCCCCCACGGTGCAGTTAGCGCCACTGTGAATGGTGCATTGTGATAAAAGGTGCTTGGATGCTGCAGCTGTTTCTGGTAACGCAAAACCCTGAGGACAGATTATAATGCCGTCTCTCACTagctgctttgcttctgctcaGATTTTCTTTGTATGGAAACATACGCCTCCTCTCCACGTCACCCTTTGTGACTCCTCCTCTCTGGCACAAACCCTCAGACCCATTTTCAGGCATTGTGCCTGAACAGGATTTGCTAAACTAATTTcctcaggggaaggaaaaaaatcgtAAACCTAGTTACagtgaaagaattaaaattctgcCTGGCTCTAAAAGGAAGATGGGGATTTGATGATAATGAAAAAACTTTTGATGGCaatattgttttctcttttgtgtaCTGAAGAATAGAGAAGAAACGTGCTGTTGTCCCAGAGCTGGCAGAAGCTGTCAAAACACAAGATGGAAGAGAAGTGAACTGGGAATACTTCTATCAGCTGCTTTTTACTGTGGATAACTTAAAGCTCGTACATATTGCTTGCCATAAGAAAACCAATCATAATCTCAGCTGTGACAAAACTAAAATctacagaaaaaggaagcaaaccCACAAGATTTCATAGTTCTATCTCTGGAAgtgacttctgcttttttccaaaatcaggTCACGTGGTATCACTTTTAAATAGCTCTAGTTTCTTAAACAAAAACTTATTCAAGAGTCCCTGGCAAAAGAGACTTGCTAAGTAATTCAGCTGCAGTCTCACAAAGCATACATTCGTATCATGCCTAATTCTACCCTCCTGCCTTCTCCCTTACTGCAAGCCTTCCTTAGATCACATGGTGCTAAGTGTGATAAAACACAGCTGTGAGTTGGAGGATCAATATATCATAAGTGAGGCCAGAGGGTGACACTGATTGTGCCGTGCATCGCAGGCCCAAAACTCACAATACGCAGAAAGGAAACGGACAGAACATTTCTTAAAAACCGATCTGAGGGGACTTGCAGGGTCGTATTTCTCTGAATGTTAAGCcaaacaaagaatattttaggataattaattttctctctgcctttcctgggTAGACAACTACTGCATCTCAGGTATGCCAAAGGGCAAGTCAGTGACAGAGCTGCGGGCTCTTCTGTACCGAAATACCTGCACTTGTCCACCACCTCTCCATTCGCTGCCGCTTCAGGCATGCACCTCCTAGAAGGAAGAGCAAGGCCATGGCATAGCTTTGCTTTTACCACCTTTGTCAGCTTTCCCATTGATTTCCCTCTCAAACAGCTTCTGCCTCTTAGCTTGAGTTTGCTTGAAGCAGTACAAGCGATGTTACTGCATAATAATCATGTTTACCTGCTGCTTCAGAGAATACTGTTTTTGTAAAACACTTCCTACCTCAGGTAACAAAATACAAAtccattttttacttttttatatattgGCTGATAACAACTGAATTTTTAGGGACTGTCATTGTAAATgatgtgaatttttttaaataaaaaaattaccacCATCTTTCTGTGCGTGTATGTGGAGGCAGAGGTGCAGGAGTGGTTAATCAGGTGTGATAGAGCATGGCTAATACAGACTAGAAAGACAGAGCACAGGGAAATGTGTTTATGAATGGAGTGCTGGCTACTTACTGCTGGGTAAATAACAGCACTTGCTCTAGGGAAGAGCTCTGTTTTCCCCCACATCGTTGGTCCTCTGCCTTACCCGGGCATGTCCAGCTAGCCCACACAGAACTGTTACGATAGCATTGCTGTGTGAGCCATAACTTACTAGGCCTTGGAAATGCAGGACCTTTGCTACAGAGAGTAATGTTTTACTTCAAACAACCAACTCAATCCCCCTCCCAAACGTTTCAATGTGAGAGGTGAGGTACCTGCATTTTAAGGACCGCATTTTTAGTACCAATGCATTGAATCGATCCTTCCAGATTGCCCTACTGAATATATGTCATCAGTAGCTAAGATGGAAGCGCACGCTGCACTGTTTGGACATGGGGGAAGGCATCACAGCTAAGATTCTGATGACAAACATACTATGTTATCTGTATGGCTTGCCTCCTACAAACAGAAAGTCACTGTTCTACACAGTGCTGAAGCTAAAATGAATCTCTGTGTGAAGATGTATTTGCTAGAAAGAGACAGTAGCAAATACAGCACTTAAGGAAAGCTGGGAGAGCTACTTCAAGATGGAGTTGTGCTGAAAACCATGAATATGCTGttaaaaaattagatttttctgAGTTACAGAGAGTGAAAAGGAGCCAAGAAATATTGTTGACAGAAACAATGCATCAGCTGGAGTGGAAATGTGAATAAATTAACATGTCATGCATATACAATTTGTTTGGCTTACAACTTTTGAATGTTTAACAGGCTGTAGCtgtagaaattaatatttatttaaaccaTCTGCTGATAACATTTTCTCTATATTTTTAGAAAGGTAGAAGAAACTATTTATAACAATAAAGATCTGGAAGCTTACTGCATAACCACACTTTCAAAAGAAGTATTATCATAAACACTGGGCGAGTTAACGGTTCCTGAAATCATCTCAGGTTACTCATGATTTTCTAAAAATGCAGGCCAAATTAACAAATTTGGTGCCTGACCCATATCCTTAGCAATCAATACCCGTTCATCTATTGAGTCCAACACTGAGAGATTTTATTCCTCCTCACCATCAGCATATTTGTTTACAAAATTCCTATTCATAACCCTTGGAAGTTAACTGAAAATACTGCACAGGCTGCCTTATACAGCTACTAAAAAAGGCAATGCTTACGGCTGGTCTGGTGGAAGAGGGGAGCAGTCAGCTTCATGCGGTGGCTGTTCAGAGAACTGACAGGCAATAAAAACGGACTTAACTTCCAAAGATTAACACCACTGAACTCACACTGACATCCGTGCATTTCGTTTTGGCAGCAGAACCGCATTTTAGAGGTTTAACTGGTTCTGGTTTAGATGTAAACAATGCAACACAACTTACAGAACAGAGGCCAGCATCTCTCTTTGTGCTGGGTAGTCAACTGGCGGCATTCCTAACTGGATGCCACAAGCAGAATTAAAAGGACCTTGTTCTAACGTGGTTGTAttggctgtttttaaaaaggagtgAGACTAAATGTTCACCCTAGATACCCGCTCAAATTTCTAAAAAAGCAGTACGATCTTCTATTTTCCCTGCTTTATTCCTAAATATTACTGGTAAAATGGTAAATTACGGTTTATTTCCAAATCACTGAAAATTCAGTCAATCTCTGCCCCAGATAACCGTGGGAGAATACCATATCTGCCAattccagaaaaacaaactctACCAGTTCTCTGAGAAAAGGCAAACGCAGACACCTTATGTTAGTGACATAGCTAACCATCATTACGTggttgcaaagaaaaagaaaaaaggtttcatTTGTTTACAGTTTGTTGTCAGACaacatcctcttcctcctcctcctcatcttccttTGCAATGAAATGTAGCTTTCTGAATTCTCGCCTGCTCATCGTTGTTCTTGGGAGCGCAACTGCTGGGAGATCCTTTAAGAACAAGATAAAATCATTAAGGAAAGTCTGTTGCGGCAAATGGCAGACCTCCTACCTCTCCAACAGTTCACATACTTCCACATCTGATACATGAGGCACCAACACACACCTCTTCACTTGGAAGCAGTGGCATAAAGCCATAGCTAAAGCACAGGAGCTTCAGGGGAGCTTTCCTGAACCAGCCGTGGCTCGTGGTCAAAGTGAGGGCTGGCATTTCTTCTGCAGGTTTGAGAAGGATTCAAAGAGGGTCAAGTGCTCCACAAAGGAATCCTCACTATTCCCACTAAATACCACCTGTGACTCCTGCTAAATACCAATCCTCATGAAACACCTGAAAGAAGAAGGCATCACTTGCCCAAAGTTATACAATGTTAAAGGCAGAACCAGGATTTTGGTTTAAAGCTCTGGCCCTCAATCCAAAAGCAGAGGTCGCCAGAAAACAGCTTCCATTCCCAAGAACTGCAATAACCACAATTAAGAACCAGTGAAAAACTATTCTGACAGAGTAACACTGTGTCTTTATGAGTAAAAATATCTGTCTTATGGAATTGGAATAATAAAATCTAAAGACTTCACATCTGAAATAAACATGCCGTGGCAATTAATTTCAtctctatctatctatctaggGGACAGGGATAGGACTCCAGATGGCTACCTGTACTGGTCAAGTTCACCTACAATTTTGAAGCTAGCCTACTTTTGTTTGAAGATACAAGACTGAAGTAGAACAGAACTGAATGTGTAGGCTGAAGACTGCCATGATCTTACCTGTATAAACTCAACATCTCCAAAGAATCGGTCCACGGGCATTGGCTGGTTGCTGTCTTCATCCAAGAAAGCACTACTGTCTAGTTGTATCGGCTTCTTTGGGAGACCTCCATCCTCCAAGCTAGACTCGTCTGAAAGTATACTCTCACAGCTGCTCTCCTCTTCACTGCAGGCATGACTGTGCAGATTTTCAGCACCGTCCCTTTCTGATGGAGCACTGCTTGATTTCACTGCACATGGCCCAAAAGAAACATTatgcttcttttcctgtttgtctTCATTAGTCTCTGGAATGCTTTCACCTTTTTCGTGTTGCATTATATTGCGGTCTCCTGGATCTTCTGAATGTTGGTCCCCAtcagatgttttagctgtttccTCCAATCCGGCAAGGTTTTCATTTCCACATGTAAGTCCTTCTAGTTCCAGTTTTACTAGACTGGTTCTTTCACTTTTTAGCCTCTTTGTGGGTCGTCTATCAGCCACTTTGCTTGAAGAAcactgttagaaaaaaataagctcCTAAAGCTTacttgaaataaagaaaaacaaaatcactaCATCTCTTTAGTTGCAAGGCTGGACATAGAACCaaagggctccatcacgcgaGTGGCACTTTGATCCAAAGCTGTAtcactaagaaaaataattactagaaagcacacacaaaaagaagaaaagaggaacaCATAGTGATTCAGGGAATAAATAGTTAAACATTACTAATGcaatctagtgtagctcaacAAATGTTGGGGCCCGAAGCCAAAACTTAGCcaggataatgaggtagcctTAACATGAACAGCCTGCACgatgactaaaacttgttgctctgggggagtcagaaaggcttcaagacaagaagtgcCTAAACAAAGATACGATGACATTtgaccttaagaaaagcagatgtacagaacccTAAAtataaggaactgcagagcaaacactaaaccagaactgaccatccctcaaggacagtatatacgcgatctcagaactgagtttgcgcaaaagcaagggttaactagtggacacagtgaggaagagtatatccttcatccagagacccctgatgACCACCTGGcgacaccaacaggcatgtgcaaatgacatttgcatatgataatgaatatgtacatattttctcagaaacctaatgaatatgtatatagaACACGTACTTAACCTGCACAATTAGATTTGACAGCGTGCAGgttaggaggagtgatcccccTTGCACCCAGTGCTGCAATAAACATACCTGCTTCATAACTCTCCATGAGCTGTAGCATTTATTTCCACGCCTCAATACAATAGCCTACACCAAACCACAACATACAGTCCATCACCAGTGGAAAACTACTTCTCAAAGCACAAACTGGCACCGTGCATGGCTAACCACCATTTTCACATTCTCTTAGGGTTGCTGTAGATGGCGATGAATGTAAAACGGACTGTCACCCGGTACGGCAAAGCGTCCGGCCGCTCGCCAGCGGCACAGCGCACCGGCTAACAGCCCATCGCCGGCCTTGACACGGCGATGCAATCCAAAGCCGGCCCTGCAGCACCCAAATACGCCCTTACGCTCTATTTTTGCATGCAGACATCTAACAGAGTGGCGGGAAGGTGGGAGAGGCGAAGAATTTACTTAAACTCTCCAAGTAATTCCCTCACAGCGCTGCTCAGTTTATAGCTGTTAATAATtagctgcacacacacacacccccacaccgTCACAGCCGGCCCCCGCGgccctctcccccagccccaggccgCCCCGGCCCCGACCCTCCTACCAGGCTCGGCGGCGCTTCCCCCGCGGGCTGAGCAGAGGCAGTTGCTGGGCGCCCGCCGTCCAGAGACCCCTTCGCACAGCGCACCCGaggccgctgccgccgccccgggggAGCCGGGCCGCGGGCCTCCGTCCGGCCGCGGCTCTCCCGCGCTCCTGCCCGCAGCGCCGGGCCGCCCGCCGCCATCTTGGGGAGGACGCGAGAGCCCGCGCTCGCCATCTTGTGGAGCCTCTCGCCTCAGGGGCAGCCGGGACTCGCCGCCGCCTGTCTGCCGGCGaagcgggcgggcggccgggcggcCCCTCCGGGCCGAAACGAGGGGCGAAGTGAGGCCTCATCCCCTCTCGGTGGTGGGGCGAGACGGGGCCCGGGCGCGGAGCCCGCCGCAGGGCCTGCTGCAAGCAGGGCTGCCTGTCACACAGACCCAGGCCCCGCACTTGGCCCACCGGCAGCGTTACGTTAAAATGAGCTTTAGCAAAGTGAAAACGGAGGAGCTTGCCTCCAGATCTCCCTGAtgggctgctgcctgggggAAATACCCCAACAAATTCTGCCTGATCTCTGTATAGGTTATAAACATTTCAGATCTTTTGCTTCCCCTTGCGTCTTCCTTCTGCAGCAATGCTAGCTCCGGTTATAAGATGTGCGGTCAGGGACTTATTATTCAGATATGCCTCTCTGTTCATTTCCACAGCCCTCAGGGAGCAAATTATGTCAGTAACTCAAATCCCTCTTTAACTTCAAGGACTCTGATGATAGCAGACGAATTTCTGTGTAGCAAAGCAGCCCGACACCTAGATTTAAGTATGTAATTACCTTCACTTATTTTATTGGGGGAGGCGAGGTAGCACACTTGCCTGTTTCAAGAAATTGTAGGGACTGCGTGCCCTGACagtctgtgctggaggagggatggCAGCATCCGCCACAATGGAGCCCAGGGGCTCTATCCATCACATGAAACTacagctctcccttctgttAATTCAGTGCTTTGAGGACGCTGTGGGGATTTTTATAATTCTGTCCGGCTGAGGGCACAGgaacttgttttttttataGCAGCCTTTAATGTTCTTGCTCATTGCAGAGCCATACCACAAGTCTTAGTGGTTTGAGGGTATTACCTGTGCTCCTCAATCCAACTTAGCTGATAAAATGCTTGTCCGTTCATCCTCACCTTAAAAAACACGAGCAACAATTTAAATTGCAGAAATAAGTGGCAAGAACGTACTTGTGGGAATATTCAAGTAAGACATTTTTTCTCAAAAGCATAAAGTCTCCCAGTTAAACTGCAGAGGTTCTGCAATTTCTCTTGGTGCTCAGGGGTCCTTCTGTGCTTTGTTCTCTGGCTGAGATAATTCATATTCTCCTCCAAAAGCTTCTCGACTTGCTCCACTCTCTCACAGTGTTGTTGCTTGCGGCCACGGAATACAGATGATTGTTTTTATTAGGCAGTGAAAACTTATACTGTCTCGTAAACAGAAGAGGTCTAGAATTGGCTGAAGAccagcatttctgcagctggGAACCTTGGTGGTTGTTTTAATTTCCCCCACGAACtgaaaatagtaagaaaaatttagttttgaagtttttaataaatacttttcaGAACAGTATGTGTGTCTCATTCTCTATGCTGCTTTCATAAGACTGATGAGCATATTAGAGTGATGAGGGCAGCGGTGGCTAAGCCCTAAGCAGCCTCACGTGCTTCCGTGGCCTAGCAGAGACGTGGGCTCGTGGCCTGTGGCAGCGCATGGTGATGGAGGTACACGACCACAAGCGCTTGAGACCGCGCAGGGTGGCCTCGGGCACTTCCAAGGGACAAAGCACCTTACACAGATGAAGCCAGGGTGCCGGGGCTCCCTCACCAAGCTCTTGCCTGTCGTCACCACGCTTTCCCCTATAACCATGTTACTTTGTGGGGAAAATGGCGGCAGTTTTGCAGCTGCAGATGTTgttgcattttctgaaatacGGCTGATCCCTCTCTGAGAGGAGATCCGTCACGTAGCGCAGAGAGCACCCTGGGAGGGGTGAGCGAGAATGCAGATC from the Phalacrocorax aristotelis chromosome 19, bGulAri2.1, whole genome shotgun sequence genome contains:
- the C19H1orf174 gene encoding UPF0688 protein C1orf174 homolog isoform X2, which produces MKQCSSSKVADRRPTKRLKSERTSLVKLELEGLTCGNENLAGLEETAKTSDGDQHSEDPGDRNIMQHEKGESIPETNEDKQEKKHNVSFGPCAVKSSSAPSERDGAENLHSHACSEEESSCESILSDESSLEDGGLPKKPIQLDSSAFLDEDSNQPMPVDRFFGDVEFIQDLPAVALPRTTMSRREFRKLHFIAKEDEEEEEEDVV
- the DFFB gene encoding DNA fragmentation factor subunit beta isoform X3, whose product is MRGGGGGRVRGGRVHGGAAAALPAARARQPAEVWRGCQEPARAAAEGLPTAAGASDIERFLAAFHSRRDAVVREARRLLSNERAPGRQKLLADLVHNLNENILAEDKEDDAPWFEGLESRFKNKSSYMRYSCESRIRSYMKEVSSFTSNVHPTARDEYKRIIDLMSDKLKLVKYNGCYFDRREEEAVRLCTAEGWFSCQGPFDSDDCPCKHSINPYSNRESRILFSTWNLDHIIEKKRAVVPELAEAVKTQDGREVNWEYFYQLLFTVDNLKLVHIACHKKTNHNLSCDKTKIYRKRKQTHKIS
- the DFFB gene encoding DNA fragmentation factor subunit beta isoform X1, producing the protein MRGGGGGRVRGGRVHGGAAAALPAARARQPAEVWRGCQEPARAAAEGLPTAAGAGRGPRRGAGGARPLPPHPPGGQLPLPGSRLCLYEDGTELTESYFRALPPQTELVLLCPGETWRGCASDIERFLAAFHSRRDAVVREARRLLSNERAPGRQKLLADLVHNLNENILAEDKEDDAPWFEGLESRFKNKSSYMRYSCESRIRSYMKEVSSFTSNVHPTARDEYKRIIDLMSDKLKLVKYNGCYFDRREEEAVRLCTAEGWFSCQGPFDSDDCPCKHSINPYSNRESRILFSTWNLDHIIEKKRAVVPELAEAVKTQDGREVNWEYFYQLLFTVDNLKLVHIACHKKTNHNLSCDKTKIYRKRKQTHKIS
- the DFFB gene encoding DNA fragmentation factor subunit beta isoform X2, which produces MAEPLRPFRLRGHGSPQKFGVAARSLRGLLRKGCRLLQLPLPGSRLCLYEDGTELTESYFRALPPQTELVLLCPGETWRGCASDIERFLAAFHSRRDAVVREARRLLSNERAPGRQKLLADLVHNLNENILAEDKEDDAPWFEGLESRFKNKSSYMRYSCESRIRSYMKEVSSFTSNVHPTARDEYKRIIDLMSDKLKLVKYNGCYFDRREEEAVRLCTAEGWFSCQGPFDSDDCPCKHSINPYSNRESRILFSTWNLDHIIEKKRAVVPELAEAVKTQDGREVNWEYFYQLLFTVDNLKLVHIACHKKTNHNLSCDKTKIYRKRKQTHKIS
- the C19H1orf174 gene encoding UPF0688 protein C1orf174 homolog isoform X1 translates to MASAGSRVLPKMAAGGPALRAGARESRGRTEARGPAPPGRRQRPRVRCAKGSLDGGRPATASAQPAGEAPPSLCSSSKVADRRPTKRLKSERTSLVKLELEGLTCGNENLAGLEETAKTSDGDQHSEDPGDRNIMQHEKGESIPETNEDKQEKKHNVSFGPCAVKSSSAPSERDGAENLHSHACSEEESSCESILSDESSLEDGGLPKKPIQLDSSAFLDEDSNQPMPVDRFFGDVEFIQDLPAVALPRTTMSRREFRKLHFIAKEDEEEEEEDVV